The sequence ATAATTATTGCTATTTGtttaatagaattaaaaaataaaaaaagtgcACATTCTATTTATATACAATACTTTGATAAAGATACAGgtgatcaaaataataagtACCACTTTTTAAGAAAAAGCTTTTCAAGTATAACATATTAAACACATTAATACCAATACAAATCGATTCGTCTAACTATCTTATAATTTATAAGTGCCATGACCAATTTTcaataagtaaaaaaaaaaaatgaaaaaaattcgTTGAACTCACAGCGAAGAAAAAACCACCTTTAAATTcgctttaaattaaatttaaatttgctttaaagTCCTGAATTAAagcaattttaaaggtaattttaaaggtaatttttaaggttactttaaaattacctttaaaattacctttaaaattacctttttaaTCGCTTTAAAAGCGAGGTCCTGAGTTCGAAGCCGTTATTTAAcggataaattttttaaatttttttttttaatttttcaaaaattaccaaaaggGATTCGATCCCCCGACCCTCTATTAAAGGGTAGTCTCATCAACCATTACACCATTTGATTGCTttgatgaaaaatttaaaaatgatagaaTATTTTATCCCCATTTTTTTGTTCTAAAATtagatcttttttattaaaaacctttaatttatgtttaaaggaaatttaaattcactttAAATCTACTTTAAAtcctatttaaaattaatttaaaataaattttaaaggtatttttaaatgtcttaaaaattatcttaaatttaccttaaaaatcacctttaaaatcacctttaaaatcacctttaaaattgcttaaaaatttattttaaagcaaattttaaaggcatttttaaatatcttaaaaattaccttaaaaattaccttaaaaatgaattttttaaacgcggctttaaattcaatttaaatccaatttaaatcaacttttctttaaatttgctttaaagGTGCATTTTTCTTTGCTGTGCTTATTTACATAACTTTTACATTTTTACgtaactttttcttttttttttttcttttttccaattttcttttttttcggTTGGAAATTATaggattttaaaaaaaaattaaaaaaatattataaaaaaaatgactcACAATAATTCTGCATCATTTGAAACACCAAATAGAAGTGGTAATTATGTAAATAGATCATCTTTAACTTCACCAACATCACCAATAACACCAATCACATCtcttattttaaatcaaactGATACCTCCATAGGTCCACAACGTACTGTTAGAAGACAACAAAGACCTCAAAGACCAAATGCAAGTCatccaccaacaacaaatattGTAGAAAAAATATTGGTGTATGAAACATTGCACAGAAATTGTGTTTCTCAATACTATGCAACTGGTAAGGtaagataatattaaaaaaaaaaaaaaaaaaaaaaaaaaaaaaaaaaaaaagaaagagactaattaaattaaataaacaaaaataatacataAGATTTCCTCTCGTTTTATTAGGACCTGTATATTAAATGCTGGCGgtacaaattcaaatgaaaataaagttgTTCTATCCAAATTGGTTAAATGGGTCAACAATAAACGTGGTAACACACGTATTAAAGCCCTAAATACCCTTAGACTTTTAGTTAGAAATAAAGTAGAACAGTTCAGCGAGTTGCTCTCTCAGGTTCCACCATTAATGGAGTATGAATCggtatgtaaaaaaaaaaaaaaaataaaaaataaaaaaaaaataaaaaaaaaaaaaaaaaaaaaataaattattaataatttgtttttttaattttttaattattatttagataaCTCCTTTTGATTTGGCCACTCTTATTATCGATACAGTTACCTTAGAAGCTTTTGACTCCGATCCTTTTGTAAAGTTCTTAGTGTCTCAATGCTTTACaattgaagaaaaagaatggtACAGCGGTTCCAAACCTCTTATTTCTTTAATAGTTAAAGCATTGCGTGGTGTTTCTCAAAAGTTCATTGACTCTCCTGATGAACTTACTTACACTGAAAAGGTTGCTTTTGAATTCACTTCAATACCTCTTTATGCTCCACTAAATTAAAtcgtttaaataaaaaaaattaatatgattTCACATACtcaactttaattttttcttttttttttaaatctttttttaatttttattttaaattattttttttaatttttatttttaaagtgatattattaatatatcttATCAAGTTAactttataatataaatttataaatgcacttttaaattgaattttataaatataattaataagaATACTTAATAAGTGTACTTACAAAGAGtacattataattataattagtAATTACGCTTAATAATTATACTTAATAAGTATATTTAATAAGTATACTTAATAAGTATACTTAATAAGTATATTTAATAAGTATACTTAATAAGTATACTTAATAAGTATATTTAATAAGTATACTTAATAAGTATACTTAATAAGTATATTTAATAAGTATACTTAATAAGTATACTTAATAAGTATATTTAATAAGTATacttaataatatttaaaaatgcctttaaaatttgctttaaaataaatttttaagcaattttaaaggtgattttaaaggtgattttaaaggtaatttttaaggtaatttttaagataatttttaagatatttaaaaatacctttaaaatttattttaaattaattttaaataggaTTTAAAGTAGAATTAAAGTGAATTTaaagtgaatttaaatttcctttaaacataaatattatttttttcgttaaaaaaaaaaaattccaaaattttttatttttttttgtgttaaaaaaaaattcctaaatttttttttttattgtattttttttcatcacaCCATTATAAATTCTATGTACTTAATAAGTATTACTTATTAAGTATacttattaatatatattaaaaagagTACTTGGATTTAAAGGTGCTTTAAAGTGTTGATTTTCGCCGCTGTGTGGATTGGTATCGACTCTACTGATTGTTTGGTCAATACTTCTTGGAATGTTCCCAGTACTTGAGGAAACATatgacgatgatgacgaGGAACTTGAGCTTGAATCATCGGATACCAAGTTGCTGATCTCCAGATTGGGAAGATCAGTATTATAGAAACCTTCTTCGAACTGGATGAGTTCATCTTCTCCAGTATAGAAGGCAAAAGAATGGGTGGTGGAAAGGCCAGACATTACTTATATTGACTCCAATCGAGGTGGAGTGCATTCATTCTGATTGTTGAGTAGTTGTTCGTTTGATGGTTGAGGTGAGATGCGAACAGATCCATCTGTATTTGACCGAATTGAAGTTGCCAGTTGTAACTCTTGATTACTCTGGTCGATGATATGTGATTCATCTCTGAAAGACGACTGAGGTGGTCGGCTTTTACATTattcataatatatatatatatgataatataaattaaatttttaaatcttattcataatatatatatatatatatatgataatataaattaccaGCCTTATTCTTAATCACAAGCTTGTGTTCGAGTTTACTTAAAAAATACTACAAATATGTATGTTGTAACTCTTCCACTAAAGAATCCAGCTCTCCACGGTATGCTTGCTGTAGTTCTGCCTCATGAGCCTGGAGACGTTCCTCAGGAGACAAGCTATGGCTGAACGAATTAGACAGAATAACACCACGAGGGATACCGTAGTGGGATAGGTTAGATGCCTTCATAACAAACCAGAAGTTTAACAGCCAACTCACTACCATGTCATTGTTAGAGACTCaaaactaaattaatttaaagttAGTTTGAGCTCAACAACATAACAAATTCGCGCATCTCCatgtaaaaatatttcatttaatttttgttttttattttttattttttcagtcaaaaaataaaattaaaaaaattaaataaaattaaaatttaaaaaaataataaaaattctgaTTTTCGGTTTAGTTAGATAACGCCCTTACATTCAATTATCTGTTTTATGTATGTTTACTTTTATGATGTTAGTCTTTCACTCTTTCTATCCTTCATATGGAATGACATTAGATTAAAGATTGGACTAGTTCGGTTAAAGATTGAACAAATGTGACAATGGATTGAAGATTAGTGTGAGAAACTTTTACAGTCATCGTATCCAGACGCCTTGTGGTCAATACGACCATTCTTAACAACCAGACTGGTGATCTCATTAATCAGCGTTTTATCGTGAGTAACACGACCAGCGCGTTTAGCCGCTTCAGGTAGGACTTCACCGTACAGTGTCAACGCGATTCGGCTGTAGTAACGAACCCAAACTTGTTACGCACGTCATCGTAGAAATAACTACCACGAGGACGCAGTGGATTGTTAACCATAGCAGCTGCATTTTTATCCACCTTCACCTCTTCAACAATCCAGTTAAAAATATGTTTGAATGGATCAATACCTTGTAACGGCGAATTTAATCAGGTTAGTTTCATTACAACCCCCTGCATCTACTGTAACCATATCACGAATGTAAGTAAACACTAAACCAATGGCATCTCTACCGATCGCTTCCGAGGGATCCATCCCTAGTAGAATGTGTGCCCCTTCGTTAATTTCTCATGTCGATCTTTTGGTATGTGTCAGCCGATACTGTAACCGTCTTTGGAACTCAGTCCACAGTGGGTCACGTTCATAGTCACGGATAATGTTGTTTAGCTCAGTTGACAGAGGTGAACGTAAAGAACCTGATGTCCAGCGGTTAAAGAAGTCACGGTCTgcttctttaattttaacacCGGAGTTCTGCAATGCGTCACGCAGCCATTCTTTATCCAAACCAAGCTGACGATAACTCCACGTCCCGTTAATCATAATAAGCGCACCTTTCTTACCGATGAGTTTGATTAATACGGTACGTAGTTCTTCCTGGTTTCTCAGGTCTATGATGGTCTTTAACCCAAAGATAAGACGGCAGTAGATCGCGAATCTCTTTTAATCGGTCGAAGTTAGACCGTCAGTAGTGCGTCATCCTTCGTAATCAGGTTAATGCTGATGGTATCTGACGAACCAGACTTACCGGTCTGACGGGGATTAACATGTAGTCGATGTGGTTATAGAAGCTCCAGATCAAACTCAGGTTAGCACGGTTTGCTTTAAAAGGACGCGGCGTTGCACCCGCAGAGAATCTAACGACCTCACGATAGTAATACCATGGGTTGAATCGACATTCGATAGCGAATTAATTTCTTATGACAGATCGGTGGCAAATGGATCCACTGACTTAATTCCTGTTGAAGGAGACTAAGCATGAATGTACAGTTCTCAACACCCATTTCTTtataaagatttagaaattcaagttaatcaaataatattaatattgtatttgtattCAAAGTgaaaaactaaatttttcGAAAAACGAAAAACTTCGTAAAGTATCAAAATACTTtacaaaaattcaaaaaaaaattcaaaaaaaaattcaaaaaaaaattcaaaaaaaaattcaaaaaaaaaaaatttaaaaaaatttatccgTTAAATAACGGCTTCGAACTCCGGACCTCGCTTTTAAAGGATTAAAAAGCtaatttttaaggtaattttaaaggtattttttaaggtgattttaaagtaaacttaaaaattacctttaaaattaccttaaaaattGCTTTAATTCAGGACTTTAAATTcgctttaaattaaatttaaatttgctttaaagGAGGATTTTTCTTCGCTGTGGAATAAGCTGAGTTATTTcgaaaaaagtttatttttttttgacaaaTTTTgcatgttttttttttttttttttaataaaacacattatttaaaacaaaaattttaaataatataaaacaatATTTGTTAAGACCTATCgtagaattaaatttggttgTATTTATGgagaaataaagaaaatataaaaaaaaatgaacttcgaaaaaaaaaaaaggaacttcaaaaaaaaaaaactacataaaatttttgttttaaataatggggGACCTATCAgtgaataattgaattaattttgaaaaaaaaaagttattttgaaaaagatcGAGTTATCCCGGAAAAGATCAATCTTTTCGCgaaaaatttttcattggccatattattttttttttttttaatttttttcatttattcacaattaaaataaaaaatataataaataaataaataaataaaataaatagtatgattgacaaaaaaaaatcaaaaataccAGGGCTCAAATAaaggatttattttttatatgtagttttttttttttaagttccttttttttttcgaaattcatttttttttatattttttttatttctctaTAAATAcaaccaaatttaattctacGACAGTCTTTACAAATattgttttatattatttaaaatttttgttttaaataatgtgttttattaaaaaaaaaaaaaaaaaaaacatatgaaaagtgaaaaatttttcaaaaaaaaataaacttttttcgAAATAACTCAATTTATTCCGGGATAACTCgatctttttcaaaataactttatttattcagaattaattcaattatccACTGATAGgtccattatttaaaatttttgttttaaataatgtgttttattaaaaaaaaaaaaaaaaaaacatataaaatttgaaaaaatttcgaaaaaaaaaactttttttgaaataaatgaatttattctGAGATAACTcgatcttttttaaaatatgctGAGTTAATTATAACAgaaatttttactttattttttattttttattttttattttattga comes from Dictyostelium discoideum AX4 chromosome 2 chromosome, whole genome shotgun sequence and encodes:
- a CDS encoding hypothetical protein (Slime mold (D.discoideum) transposon DIRS-1, complete, clone SB41); its protein translation is MSGLSTTHSFAFYTGEDELIQFEEGFYNTDLPNLEISNLVSDDSSSSSSSSSSYVSSSTGNIPRSIDQTISRVDTNPHSGENQHFKAPLNPSTLFNIY